In Mesorhizobium sp. J428, the genomic window GCCGTCCTTTCGCGAACGGATGTGCGTTACCTCGCCGATGAAGACGTGGTGCGTGCCCACTCGATGGGAATCGACCAGCCGGCAGTCGAACGAGACGATCGCATCGGCGAGCGCAGGACTTCCGGACGGAAGTTCGATCCAGTCGGCGGACGCATAGCGAGCCGCCATGTCGGGCTGCGCCCCCGCGAAGGAGGAAGCCAGCCCCTTGTGCTCTCCCGTCAGCACGTTGACGCAGAAGCTGCGGTTCTCAAGGAACAGCTGCGCCTGAGTGGATCGGCTGTTCATGCACACCAGCAGCGTCGGTGGCTCGTCGGTGACGCTGCACATCGCTGTTGCAGTGAAACCGCCGCGACCGGACGGGCCGTTGGTGGTGATCACGTTCACCGGCGCACAGACGCGCGCCATTGCGTTGCGGAACTCGGTGCGGTTGACGACCTCGTCCATCGTCCTGGTCTCACTCGGCAGCGAGCGCGCTACCGCCGGACGACTTGTCGAGCGGCGGCAGCCAGGTATCTCCGGTCCAGCCGTTTTCGTCGTAGTCGGCCATGCAGCGATCCACCAATGCCTCCATTTCCTTGAGGCGCCCGCCGCGCTCGGCGCCCTTGAGCACCTGGAGGCGAACCTCCTCGGGCGCGCCGGCATAGTTGAGTTCGTAGAGCGCATGGCGGCCGCCGAACTCGGTCCCGGTCGCGTCCCACAGCAGCTTCATGATCTTGATGCGCTCGATATGCCCCATGTTGTCGGACCCGCGCACATAGCGGGCGAGATACTTGTCGATCTCGGGATTGGCGAAATCCTTGGCAGAGGACGGCAGGTAGATCAGCCCCGACGCCACCGTCCGGCGCACGATGTCGATGACCTTCGGATAGGCCTCCGACATGAAGGTGCGATAGCAGAGTGCGGCCTCGAGGTTGGGCAGCACGGCACCGCCAGCCCAGGGGATGGGGTTGTAGGCCATCGCGTTGGAAAACGCCCAGAACTGGTGGCGGATGGCGATCACCTCGCCCAGCAATGCCTGATTGCCGCGGAACGCGTCGCCGCCGGTCGCCCGTAGCGCCTTGGCGAGCAGTCCCGCGAGGAAATCGAGCTTCACGCCGAGTCGCGTGCAGCCCTGGAAGCAGTAGCCGTGCATGAAGCCCGACGCCGGATGGAACGACAGGATCTTCCCGGCATCGCGCAGGACAAGCACGTCCTCCCAGGGGATGAACACGTTGTCGAGGACCAGGATCGCATCGTTCTCGTCGAAGCGGGACGAAAGCGGATAGTCGAACGGATGGCCGACCGTGTTGGCGGTTTCCTCGTAGGAGACCCGGCAGAACATCTTGATGCCGGGAGCATTCATCGGAACGATGAACATCACCGAAAGCGACGGGTCTTCCGTCACGGTCGCCGAACTCTGGGCGAGGAAGTTGTAGTGCGTCAGCGCGGACGACGTCGCGACCACTTTCGCGCCCGTGACGTAGATACCCGCGTCGGTCTCCTTCGTGATGTGGACGAAAACGTCCTTCACCGCCTCGGCCGGCTTGTGGCGGTCGATCGGCGGGTTGACGATCGCGTGGTTCATGAACAGGACGGTTTCCTGCGCCCGCTTATGCCAGGCGAGCGCGTTCTCCTTGAACGGGCCGTACCAATCGGCGTTGGCGCCGAGCGTGTTCATCAGCGCAGCCTTGTAGTCGGCCGTTCGACCCATCCAGCCATAGGACATCCGCGCCCACTCGGCGATCGCGGCCTGCTGGGCGACGAGGTCCTGGGAGGATTTGGCGACGCGGAAATATTTGTGCGTGTAGCCGCCCGAACCGGTGTCGGTGGGCGACGTCAGGATCGGCTTGGTTTTCTCGTCATGCAGTGCGTCATACATGCGCGCCAGCGAGCGCACCGAGTTGCGCATGGCAGGATGAGCCGTCACATCGGCAACGCGCTCGCCATTGATGTAGACCTCGCGACCGTCGCGCAGGCTCGCCATATATTCGGCGCCGGTGAATGGACGCGTGGAATCCGCCCTGAAATCTTCCGATCGCATCTCTTTCCTCCCTGATGCCGTCCGCGAACATGTGTTCGAGCCGGGTGAAAATACGAGGTCGCCACCTGGCCAGCCATGGACAAAACACCCTAACCGGTTGTACTTTTTTCTGTAATGAACACGTTAGGGACTGTTCCGACCTTTTTCGTCTACGGTGAGGCACCAAGGCCGTTCGGGCTCGGCTTCGTGCATGCGGAGACCGTCATGGCGAGAAGAGACCTGCATTTCGGCCGGGTCGAGCCGCATCTGCACGACCGTCTGGCCCAGATAACCTTCTGGACGAAGGGGCATGGCAGCTATCTTATCGAGGACGAGGTCTTGGATTTTTCCGCGCCGGCGGTGAGTTTCATGCCGAGTGGTGTGGTTCACGGCTTCACCGTCGCAGCGGACGAGACGGACGCCATCGTCATCTCCATCGCCGATGGCGCGCTATCGTCGATCGCCGGGATGGTCTCGCTGCCTTTGTCGGCGCCGATAATGATACGCGACGCCGCCGATCCGGCCCTATGGGATCGCCTGTCGCGGATCATGCACCTCGTGCTGGACGAGTACGCGCACGCGGCCGCGTCCACCGAGGCCGTCACGATGCCACTTGTCGCAGCAGCGCTGGGACAGATCGCTGTCCTTGCGGCCGCGGCGCCCGCACCGGCCGTTCCGCCGCAGCGACACCTTGCAAACCGGCTGCGTGAACTCGTCGACGCGCATTTCAGGGACAACTGGCCGATTGCGACCTATATCGACGCGCTGGGCACGACGTCGCATCTGCTGGCAAAAGCGAGCCTCGCTTCCTTTGGCGTGCCGGTGAAGGAGCTTATCGCGGAACGGCGTCTGCTGGAGGCCAAGCGACTGCTGCTGTTCACCGTGCGCTCGGTCGAGGATATCGCCTACGAGATCGGTATCCGCGACGCGGCCTATTTCTCGCGTGCCTTCCGCAGGCGCATGGGCCAGCCGCCGGGAGAATGGCGGCGGTCTCAGTCAGAGGTTCTGGGCAGCGCCCTCGCTCGGCCTAGCGAGGATGGTTGATTTTCCGGCCTGCCGTCAGACCACCAGAAGGGTCGATGTAGCGGCGGCCACCGGGCGGCCGCCGGCCGAGAGCTCCGCGCCCGCAAACATCACCCGCCGCCCCTGCTTCGATATCCATCCGCGCGCCTCGTAGGTTGCGCCGGCGGCCGGCGCAAGAAACGAGATATTCATGTTCGCGGTGGTGATCGTCGTGCCCGCTTCTCCCGCGGCGAGGCCGGCGAATGCCATGGCGCAATCCAGCATCGCCGTCACAGCGCCTCCCTGGATGACACCCGCGCCCTGCCGGAACAGGTCTTCCGGCGCGTAGCGGAGAAGGAGCTCCTTGCGCGCCGCGTCGAAACCGACGAGTTCGGCGCCAAGCGCCACGAGCAGCGGTGAGGTGTCGATAGGGCCAGCCGGCCGGGAGCCAGCCGTAAAGGCACGGATCGCGTCGAGGTCTGGGTTGGAGATAGGACCGGCCGGCGGCTTCTGGTTCATCCGATCTCCACGCACACCTTGCCGACATGCTTCCCTGAGGCGAGGTATTCCAGGCCGTCGCGCAACGTCTCCATCGTGAAGACGCGCTGGTCGATCACCGGCTTTACGCCATTGCGGGAGATCGCGTCCACAAGGCGCTGCAACGAGGCGCGGCTTCCGGCGGTAACGCCCTCGATGCGCGTCTCCTGCATGGCGACGATCGGCACGTTGAGTTCGGCTTTGGCGCCGGTGACCACGCCGACCATCGCAATCGTGCCGCCGAGCGTCATGGCGCGCATGGTCTGCTTCAGCGTCTCGGCGCCGCCGATCTCCACGGCGACGTCGATGCCGAGGCCACGCGTCGCCTTCTGCACCGAGGCTCCCCATGCCTGGTCTTCCTTGTAATTGAAGACGTGCCGGGCGCCGAGTGTCTTCAGCAGTTCCAGTTTCTCGGGGCTCGACGAGGTCGCATAGACCTCCGCGCCGGCCATGACGGCAAACTGCAGGGCGAACAGCGACACGCCGCCGGTTCCCTGGGTCAGCACGCGGTGGCCGGGTCCCACCCCGCCCTTCTCGATGACGGCGTTCCAGGCCGTCGCCGCCGCGCAGGGCAGGCTGGCGCCCTCGAGATAGCTCAGATTGTCGGGAAGCTTCACCAACGCGTCCTGGCGGAACACACGCTTCTCCACCGCGACGCCGTCGAAGCGGCCGCCGAGGTCGCTACCGACGCACTCCATGCGCAGCGGCCCCGCCTGCCAGTCCGGGAAGAAGCAGGAGATGACGCGGTCGCCGACCTTCCACCCCCGCACCTTGTCGCCGACGGCCACGATCTCGCCGGCGCCGTCCGAGAGCGGGATCAGCTTCTCCTGCTTCTGCATGCTGCCGTAGCCGCCTTTGACGGCAAGCAGGTCGCGATAGTTGAGCGAGGCCGCCTTCATCGCGACCAGCACCTCGCCGGGACCGGGTGCGGGATCGGGCAGTTCCACCACCGCAAGGTTCTCAAGACCCATCTGGTCGACGCGTGCGGCTTTCATGGTCGTCTCCTCGTTCTTTCTCTGGGCAATCACAGGCTGTGGAAGGTGGTGCCGTCCCGCGCCATCCTGTCAAGCAGAGCCGGCACGGCGAAGCGTTCGCCGAAGCGTGCCTCCAGTTCCCTGCACTGTTCCACGAAGGTCCGCGCGCCGATCGTATCGATGCAGGCGAAAGGCCCACCGAGATGGATCGGATAGCCCCACCCGGTCACCGCCGCCATGTCCGCCGTGAGCGGATCGGTCACCGTGCCGTCCTCCAGAGCGCGTGTCGGCCTCGAGCGATTGGGTGTTGAGCAGTCTACGACGCACGACCTTCGGCTCAAGTCGGGTCGGCGGGAACAGATCCTTAAGACCCGTCCAAAGGACCGGTCCGTCGGGCGTGTAATCGTAGATGCCCTTGCCGGCGAGCTTGCCCTCGCGCCCGGCGGCGATCAAGCGGTCGAGCGCTTCGATCGCGCGGGATCCCTTCATCGAGACAGGCGTCCCCTCGCCGCTCATCGAGGCCATGATGTCGCGCAGCAGCGGCAGCTTCGTCAGCTCCGCGAGAGTGGCCGGACCGATGGCGAAGCCGATGTCCAGCATGACGTTGTCGATGATCTGCGGCGCCACGCCTTCCGCGACAAGCGTCATCGCCTCGCTGGACAGGCTTGAGACGATGCGGCTGGTGTAGAAGCCAAGGCCGTCGTTGACAACGATCGGCGTCTTGCCGAGCAACTTGGCGATGAACCGCGCCTCGCCCTTAGCCTTCGCCGACGTGTCCGCCCCGTGAACGATCTCCAGCAGCTTCATCGTCTCGACAGGCGCGAAGAAGTGCATGCCGATGACCCGGCCGCGATCCGATAGCGGCTGTGCCAGGCGGGCCATCGGAATGGTTGATGTGTTGCTGGCGATAATGACCCCCGGCCGGACTGCTGCCGCCACCTTGCCGAGCACATCGTGCTTCACATCCAGGCGCTCGAATACCGCCTCGATGACGAAGTCCGCATCCCCCAGGGCGGCGTAATCCGCGCCGGTTCCGACCCGCGACAGCAGCGCCTCGCGTGCCTCGGGCGACATCCGGCCCCGCTCCACCTGCCGACCGGCGATCGCCG contains:
- a CDS encoding NAD(P)-dependent alcohol dehydrogenase, whose product is MKAARVDQMGLENLAVVELPDPAPGPGEVLVAMKAASLNYRDLLAVKGGYGSMQKQEKLIPLSDGAGEIVAVGDKVRGWKVGDRVISCFFPDWQAGPLRMECVGSDLGGRFDGVAVEKRVFRQDALVKLPDNLSYLEGASLPCAAATAWNAVIEKGGVGPGHRVLTQGTGGVSLFALQFAVMAGAEVYATSSSPEKLELLKTLGARHVFNYKEDQAWGASVQKATRGLGIDVAVEIGGAETLKQTMRAMTLGGTIAMVGVVTGAKAELNVPIVAMQETRIEGVTAGSRASLQRLVDAISRNGVKPVIDQRVFTMETLRDGLEYLASGKHVGKVCVEIG
- a CDS encoding 4-hydroxyphenylacetate 3-hydroxylase family protein; translation: MRSEDFRADSTRPFTGAEYMASLRDGREVYINGERVADVTAHPAMRNSVRSLARMYDALHDEKTKPILTSPTDTGSGGYTHKYFRVAKSSQDLVAQQAAIAEWARMSYGWMGRTADYKAALMNTLGANADWYGPFKENALAWHKRAQETVLFMNHAIVNPPIDRHKPAEAVKDVFVHITKETDAGIYVTGAKVVATSSALTHYNFLAQSSATVTEDPSLSVMFIVPMNAPGIKMFCRVSYEETANTVGHPFDYPLSSRFDENDAILVLDNVFIPWEDVLVLRDAGKILSFHPASGFMHGYCFQGCTRLGVKLDFLAGLLAKALRATGGDAFRGNQALLGEVIAIRHQFWAFSNAMAYNPIPWAGGAVLPNLEAALCYRTFMSEAYPKVIDIVRRTVASGLIYLPSSAKDFANPEIDKYLARYVRGSDNMGHIERIKIMKLLWDATGTEFGGRHALYELNYAGAPEEVRLQVLKGAERGGRLKEMEALVDRCMADYDENGWTGDTWLPPLDKSSGGSALAAE
- a CDS encoding helix-turn-helix domain-containing protein is translated as MARRDLHFGRVEPHLHDRLAQITFWTKGHGSYLIEDEVLDFSAPAVSFMPSGVVHGFTVAADETDAIVISIADGALSSIAGMVSLPLSAPIMIRDAADPALWDRLSRIMHLVLDEYAHAAASTEAVTMPLVAAALGQIAVLAAAAPAPAVPPQRHLANRLRELVDAHFRDNWPIATYIDALGTTSHLLAKASLASFGVPVKELIAERRLLEAKRLLLFTVRSVEDIAYEIGIRDAAYFSRAFRRRMGQPPGEWRRSQSEVLGSALARPSEDG
- a CDS encoding PaaI family thioesterase, with product MNQKPPAGPISNPDLDAIRAFTAGSRPAGPIDTSPLLVALGAELVGFDAARKELLLRYAPEDLFRQGAGVIQGGAVTAMLDCAMAFAGLAAGEAGTTITTANMNISFLAPAAGATYEARGWISKQGRRVMFAGAELSAGGRPVAAATSTLLVV